From a region of the Cryptomeria japonica unplaced genomic scaffold, Sugi_1.0 HiC_scaffold_1150, whole genome shotgun sequence genome:
- the LOC131074739 gene encoding berberine bridge enzyme-like A codes for MNKIPSTALPFPQRKGTLFNIQYKVAWTNRSVDDRYIEWMRKLYKYMEPYVSHSPRAAYVNYLDLDLGSPFNGNASVEEVRAWGERYFHHNYDRLVKAKTQVYPKN; via the coding sequence ATGAACAAGATACCATCGACTGCATTGCCGTTTCCTCAGCGGAAGGGGACACTGTTCAACATTCAGTATAAGGTAGCCTGGACCAACAGAAGTGTGGATGATCGCTACATTGAATGGATGAGGAAGCTTTACAAATACATGGAGCCTTATGTGTCCCATTCCCCAAGGGCTGCGTACGTGAACTATCTCGACCTTGATCTGGGTAGTCCCTTCAACGGGAATGCTTCAGTTGAAGAGGTGAGAGCTTGGGGTGAGAGGTATTTTCATCACAATTACGATAGGCTTGTCAAGGCAAAAACTCAGGTGTATCCCAAAAACTAG